The following proteins are encoded in a genomic region of Actinomadura sp. NAK00032:
- a CDS encoding Rieske (2Fe-2S) protein: MGENATPRAAGDGDIGRRTVLCGAGVIGAAALAGCASGGEEKSAQELKGKEIAKAADVPVGGGKIYGDEKIVVTQPAQGTFKAFTAVCTHQGCTVGSVKQGLINCPCHGSEFKITDGSVAKGPADEPLREYPVQVKNGGIVVT, translated from the coding sequence ATGGGAGAGAACGCGACGCCCCGGGCTGCCGGGGACGGGGACATCGGGCGGCGTACGGTGCTGTGCGGCGCCGGGGTGATCGGCGCGGCCGCGCTCGCCGGGTGCGCTTCGGGCGGCGAGGAGAAGTCCGCGCAGGAGCTCAAGGGCAAGGAGATTGCGAAGGCCGCGGACGTCCCGGTCGGCGGCGGGAAGATCTACGGGGACGAGAAGATCGTCGTGACGCAGCCCGCGCAGGGCACCTTCAAGGCGTTCACGGCGGTCTGCACCCACCAGGGCTGCACGGTGGGCAGCGTGAAGCAGGGGCTGATCAACTGCCCGTGCCACGGCAGCGAGTTCAAGATCACCGACGGCTCGGTGGCGAAGGGGCCGGCGGACGAGCCGCTGCGGGAGTACCCCGTCCAGGTGAAGAACGGCGGCATCGTCGTCACCTGA
- the uvrA gene encoding excinuclease ABC subunit UvrA produces MHDRLIVRGAREHNLKDVSLDLPRDSMIVFTGLSGSGKSSLAFDTIFAEGQRRYVESLSAYARQFLGQMDKPDVDFIEGLSPAVSIDQKSTSKNPRSTVGTITEVYDYLRLLYARIGHPHCPECGRPISRQAPQQIVDRVLELEPGTRFQVLAPVIRGRKGEYLELFRELQSKGYSRALVDGQMIRLDEPPKLKKQEKHDISVVVDRLSVKDSARQRLADSVETALGLAGGTIVLDFVDLPEDDEQRTRMYSEHLYCPYDDLSFEELEPRSFSFNSPYGACPDCTGLGTRMEVDPELVVPDEELTLGEGAIQPWSNGHVSDYFLRLLSALGDAMGFDLNTPWHKLPAKARKAVLNGHETQVHVRYKNRYGRTRSYYTAYEGVIPYIQRRHAESESDSSRERFEGYMREIPCPTCEGARLKPVVLAVTMGGMSIAEVAALPIGEAAKFLLAMELNEREKKIAERVLKEINARLGFLLDVGLDYLTLDRASATLAGGEAQRIRLATQIGSGLVGVLYVLDEPSIGLHQRDNHRLLETLIRLRDMGNTLIVVEHDEDTIAAADWIVDIGPRAGEHGGEIVVSGTVEDLKKSDRSLTGAYLDGRREIAVPQIRRPRTKGREVTVKGAQQNNLRDVDVAFPLGVLTAVTGVSGSGKSTLVNDILYNSLAKKLNGAKTVPGKHQRVNGVDQLDKVVHVDQSPIGRTPRSNPATYTGVFDHIRKLFAQTTEAKVRGYQPGRFSFNVKGGRCENCSGDGTIKIEMNFLPDVYVPCEVCHGARYNRETLEVHYKGKTISEVLDMPIEQATEFFEPIKAIHRHLKTLNDVGLGYVRLGQPAPTLSGGEAQRVKLASELQKRSTGRTIYVLDEPTTGLHFEDIRKLLGVLNGLVDKGNTVIVIEHNLDVIKTADWIVDMGPEGGSRGGTVVAAGTPEDIAAVEASHTGQFLKKILG; encoded by the coding sequence GTGCATGACCGACTCATCGTGCGTGGAGCACGCGAGCACAACCTGAAGGACGTCTCGCTCGACCTCCCGCGGGACTCCATGATCGTGTTCACCGGTCTGTCGGGGTCCGGGAAGTCCAGCCTGGCGTTCGACACCATCTTCGCCGAGGGGCAGCGCCGGTACGTGGAGTCGCTGTCGGCGTACGCCCGGCAGTTCCTCGGCCAGATGGACAAGCCCGACGTCGACTTCATCGAGGGGCTGTCCCCGGCGGTGTCGATCGACCAGAAGTCGACCAGCAAGAACCCGCGGTCGACGGTCGGGACGATCACCGAGGTGTACGACTACCTGCGGCTGCTCTACGCGCGGATCGGGCACCCGCACTGCCCCGAGTGCGGCCGGCCGATCAGCCGGCAGGCGCCGCAGCAGATCGTCGACCGGGTACTGGAGCTGGAGCCCGGCACGCGCTTCCAGGTGCTGGCGCCGGTGATCCGCGGGCGCAAGGGCGAGTACCTGGAGCTGTTCCGCGAGTTGCAGTCCAAGGGCTACTCGCGGGCGCTCGTGGACGGGCAGATGATCCGCCTCGACGAGCCCCCCAAGCTCAAGAAGCAGGAGAAGCACGACATCTCCGTCGTGGTCGACCGGCTCTCGGTGAAGGACTCCGCGCGCCAGCGGCTCGCCGACTCGGTGGAGACCGCGCTCGGGCTCGCGGGCGGCACGATCGTCCTCGACTTCGTCGACCTCCCCGAGGACGACGAGCAGCGCACGCGGATGTACTCCGAGCACCTCTACTGCCCCTACGACGACCTGTCGTTCGAGGAGCTGGAGCCCCGCTCGTTCTCGTTCAACTCGCCCTACGGCGCCTGCCCCGACTGCACCGGCCTCGGGACGCGCATGGAGGTCGACCCCGAGCTGGTCGTGCCGGACGAGGAGCTGACCCTCGGCGAGGGCGCCATCCAGCCCTGGTCGAACGGGCACGTGAGCGACTACTTCCTGCGCCTGCTGTCGGCCCTGGGCGACGCCATGGGGTTCGACCTGAACACCCCGTGGCACAAGCTCCCCGCCAAGGCGCGCAAGGCCGTCCTGAACGGGCACGAGACCCAGGTCCACGTGCGGTACAAGAACCGCTACGGCCGGACGAGGTCGTACTACACCGCCTACGAGGGCGTGATCCCCTACATCCAGCGGCGGCACGCCGAGTCCGAGAGCGACTCCAGCCGGGAGCGGTTCGAGGGCTACATGCGCGAGATCCCGTGCCCGACGTGCGAGGGCGCCCGGCTCAAGCCGGTCGTGCTGGCCGTCACCATGGGCGGGATGTCGATCGCCGAGGTCGCCGCGCTGCCGATCGGCGAGGCCGCCAAGTTCCTGCTGGCGATGGAGCTGAACGAGCGCGAGAAGAAGATCGCCGAGCGGGTGCTCAAGGAGATCAACGCCCGGCTCGGGTTCCTGCTGGACGTCGGCCTCGACTACCTCACCCTCGACCGGGCGTCGGCGACGCTCGCCGGCGGGGAGGCGCAGCGCATCCGGCTCGCGACGCAGATCGGGTCCGGGCTGGTCGGCGTCCTCTACGTCCTGGACGAGCCGTCCATCGGCCTGCACCAGCGCGACAACCACCGGCTGCTGGAGACGCTGATCCGGCTCCGCGACATGGGCAACACGCTGATCGTCGTGGAGCACGACGAGGACACCATCGCCGCCGCCGACTGGATCGTCGACATCGGCCCCCGCGCGGGCGAGCACGGCGGCGAGATCGTCGTGTCCGGCACCGTCGAGGACCTGAAGAAGTCCGACCGCTCGCTGACCGGCGCCTACCTCGACGGGCGGCGCGAGATCGCCGTCCCGCAGATCCGCCGGCCGCGCACGAAGGGCCGCGAGGTCACCGTCAAGGGCGCGCAGCAGAACAACCTGCGCGACGTGGACGTGGCGTTCCCGCTCGGCGTCCTCACCGCCGTGACCGGCGTGTCGGGGTCGGGCAAGTCGACGCTGGTCAACGACATCCTCTACAACTCCCTCGCCAAGAAGCTGAACGGGGCCAAGACCGTCCCCGGCAAGCACCAGCGGGTCAACGGCGTCGACCAGCTCGACAAGGTCGTGCACGTCGACCAGTCGCCGATCGGGCGCACGCCGCGCTCCAACCCGGCGACCTACACCGGCGTGTTCGACCACATCCGCAAGCTGTTCGCGCAGACCACCGAGGCGAAGGTGCGCGGCTACCAGCCGGGCCGGTTCTCCTTCAACGTCAAGGGCGGCCGCTGCGAGAACTGCTCCGGCGACGGCACCATCAAGATCGAGATGAACTTCCTGCCGGACGTCTACGTCCCGTGCGAGGTCTGCCACGGCGCCCGCTACAACCGGGAGACCCTGGAGGTCCACTACAAGGGCAAGACGATCTCCGAGGTGCTCGACATGCCGATCGAGCAGGCCACCGAGTTCTTCGAGCCGATCAAGGCGATCCACCGGCACCTGAAGACGCTCAACGACGTCGGCCTCGGCTACGTCCGGCTGGGCCAGCCCGCGCCGACCCTGTCGGGCGGCGAGGCGCAGCGCGTCAAGCTGGCGTCCGAGCTGCAGAAGCGCTCCACGGGCCGCACGATCTACGTGCTGGACGAGCCGACCACCGGCCTGCACTTCGAGGACATCCGCAAGCTTCTCGGCGTGCTGAACGGCCTGGTCGACAAGGGCAACACGGTGATCGTGATCGAGCACAACCTGGACGTCATCAAGACCGCCGACTGGATCGTCGACATGGGCCCCGAGGGCGGCTCCCGGGGCGGCACGGTCGTCGCCGCGGGCACCCCCGAGGACATCGCCGCGGTCGAGGCCAGCCACACCGGGCAGTTCCTCAAGAAGATCCTCGGCTAG
- a CDS encoding maleylpyruvate isomerase family mycothiol-dependent enzyme, which produces MDWRDVIGELDAGTERIIGTLEGLGEAELRGPSALPGWSRGHVATHIARNADSLWNLLEWARTGVEIPQYPSLDKRNADLDAGAGRSGAELVADVRATAERFAGQARSLPEDVWDAPVKAMQGWAHPAWYAVYRRWNEVEAHHADLAAGYGAADWPESYVRWASAATLADMAALPDGLRGGLAGYRITATDSGESAALGWTAGGPEASGSGRALLGWLSGRTGGAGVHVRPDGPLPAPPPWPHPPAGF; this is translated from the coding sequence ATGGACTGGCGGGACGTGATCGGGGAGCTGGACGCGGGCACCGAGCGCATCATCGGGACCCTGGAAGGGCTCGGCGAGGCCGAGCTGCGCGGCCCGTCGGCCCTGCCGGGGTGGAGCCGGGGCCATGTCGCCACCCATATCGCCCGCAACGCCGACTCCCTGTGGAACCTGCTCGAATGGGCGCGGACGGGCGTGGAGATCCCGCAGTACCCGAGCCTGGACAAGCGCAACGCCGACCTCGACGCGGGCGCCGGGCGCAGCGGCGCCGAACTGGTCGCGGACGTCCGCGCCACCGCCGAGCGCTTCGCCGGGCAGGCCCGGAGCCTGCCCGAGGACGTCTGGGACGCTCCGGTGAAGGCGATGCAGGGCTGGGCGCATCCGGCCTGGTACGCGGTGTACCGCCGGTGGAACGAGGTGGAGGCCCACCACGCCGACCTCGCCGCCGGGTACGGCGCCGCCGACTGGCCCGAGTCCTACGTCCGGTGGGCGTCGGCCGCCACGCTGGCGGACATGGCGGCCCTGCCGGACGGGCTCCGCGGCGGGCTGGCCGGGTACCGGATCACCGCGACCGACTCTGGGGAGTCCGCCGCCCTCGGCTGGACGGCGGGCGGGCCGGAGGCGTCCGGCTCGGGGCGGGCGCTGCTCGGCTGGCTGTCCGGCCGCACCGGCGGCGCGGGCGTGCACGTCCGCCCGGACGGCCCGCTGCCGGCGCCGCCGCCCTGGCCGCACCCGCCGGCGGGGTTCTAG
- a CDS encoding MBL fold metallo-hydrolase — translation MDLPICATCGAQYGGPRPDCPICEDERQYVGWDGQRWTTLTELRENHRARIAEEGPGIVGIGTEPSFAIGQRALLLRAPSGNVLWDMITYLDDDLVRRVNALGGVSAIAISHPHYYGTMIEWAHAFDAPVYIHEADRRWVARPDDAVVFWEGDTHELADGMTLINAGVHFDGGQVLHWRDARALFSGDILQVVNDRDWVSFMYSYPNYIPERPRTVRRALRLLEPYDFDRVYGAWWKKIVYTGGKDAVRRSADRYLSYALDDE, via the coding sequence ATGGACCTTCCGATCTGCGCGACCTGCGGCGCCCAGTACGGCGGCCCGCGGCCCGACTGCCCCATCTGCGAGGACGAGCGCCAGTACGTCGGCTGGGACGGCCAGCGGTGGACGACCCTCACCGAACTCCGCGAGAACCACCGGGCGCGGATCGCCGAGGAGGGGCCGGGCATCGTCGGGATCGGCACCGAGCCGTCCTTCGCCATCGGCCAGCGCGCCCTGCTGCTGCGCGCCCCGTCCGGCAACGTCCTCTGGGACATGATCACCTACCTGGACGACGACCTGGTCCGCCGGGTGAACGCGCTCGGCGGCGTCTCGGCGATCGCGATCAGCCACCCGCACTACTACGGCACCATGATCGAGTGGGCGCACGCGTTCGACGCCCCGGTCTACATCCACGAGGCCGACCGCCGGTGGGTGGCCCGCCCGGACGACGCGGTCGTCTTCTGGGAGGGCGACACCCACGAGCTGGCGGACGGCATGACGCTCATCAACGCCGGCGTCCACTTCGACGGCGGCCAGGTGCTGCACTGGCGCGACGCCCGCGCCCTGTTCTCCGGCGACATCCTCCAGGTCGTCAACGACCGGGACTGGGTGAGCTTCATGTACTCCTACCCGAACTACATCCCGGAGCGCCCCCGCACCGTCCGCCGCGCGCTGCGCCTGCTGGAGCCCTACGACTTCGACCGCGTCTACGGCGCCTGGTGGAAGAAGATCGTCTACACCGGCGGCAAGGACGCGGTGCGCCGCTCCGCCGACCGCTACCTCAGCTACGCCCTGGACGACGAGTAG
- a CDS encoding mechanosensitive ion channel family protein encodes MSALWAWAVLAGVVATSVIVVEAGRRLLAGRLSHRWPGAGRVARRVAAPAFAFAAVVSANAAMPYHLLHGQPDGAVRHALRIAAIGATTWLVLRIGYALSDPPLERLMRIEGERNRRARRARTQMLLLRRIAAVLIVILAVGAALFTFPGVRAVGAGVLASAGVAGLVVGIAARPTLGNLLAGLQLAFSDALRLDDIVVTQGTWGRVEELTLSYVVLRLWDDRRMIFPVSHFTEQPFENWTRHSSRLLGSVELHVDWTVPVEELRAELYSALRDNPLWDRREWVLQVVETQPNGLITLRALMSAADSASTWDLRCDIREHLIAYIRDHHPEAVPRFRVGSVPVADGAAPSADGAAPDAAPRTEGGASAGVNAPEDPDGGRADTPGDGPPGDGPPPKRLRRA; translated from the coding sequence ATGTCCGCACTCTGGGCGTGGGCCGTCCTGGCGGGCGTCGTCGCCACGTCCGTGATCGTCGTGGAGGCCGGGCGCCGGCTGCTCGCCGGGCGGCTGTCGCACCGCTGGCCGGGCGCGGGCCGGGTCGCCCGCCGCGTCGCGGCGCCCGCGTTCGCGTTCGCGGCGGTCGTCAGCGCCAACGCCGCGATGCCCTACCACCTGCTGCACGGGCAGCCCGACGGCGCCGTCCGGCACGCGCTGCGGATCGCGGCCATCGGCGCCACCACCTGGCTGGTCCTGCGGATCGGGTACGCGCTGAGCGACCCGCCGCTGGAGCGGCTGATGCGGATCGAGGGCGAGCGCAACCGGCGGGCCCGCCGCGCCCGCACCCAGATGCTGCTGCTGCGCCGGATCGCGGCCGTGCTGATCGTGATCCTCGCGGTGGGCGCGGCGCTGTTCACCTTCCCGGGCGTGCGCGCGGTCGGCGCCGGGGTGCTCGCCTCGGCGGGCGTCGCCGGGCTGGTGGTCGGCATCGCGGCGCGGCCCACCCTCGGCAACCTGCTCGCCGGGCTGCAGCTGGCGTTCAGCGACGCGCTGCGACTGGACGACATCGTCGTCACCCAGGGCACCTGGGGGCGGGTCGAGGAGCTGACCCTGTCGTACGTGGTGCTCCGGCTCTGGGACGACCGGCGGATGATCTTCCCGGTGTCGCACTTCACCGAGCAGCCGTTCGAGAACTGGACCCGGCACTCCAGCCGCCTGCTCGGCTCGGTCGAGCTGCACGTGGACTGGACGGTGCCGGTCGAGGAGCTGCGGGCCGAACTGTACTCGGCGCTCCGGGACAACCCGCTGTGGGACAGGCGCGAGTGGGTGCTGCAGGTCGTGGAGACCCAGCCGAACGGGCTGATCACGCTGCGCGCGCTGATGAGCGCCGCCGACTCGGCGAGCACCTGGGACCTGCGCTGCGACATCCGCGAGCATCTCATCGCCTACATCCGCGACCACCACCCCGAGGCGGTCCCCCGGTTCCGGGTCGGGTCCGTCCCCGTCGCCGACGGGGCCGCGCCGTCCGCCGACGGGGCCGCCCCGGACGCCGCCCCGCGGACCGAGGGCGGCGCCTCGGCCGGGGTGAACGCGCCCGAGGACCCCGACGGCGGGCGGGCCGACACGCCCGGGGACGGCCCGCCCGGGGACGGCCCGCCGCCGAAGCGGCTCAGGCGAGCATGA
- a CDS encoding Rieske (2Fe-2S) protein, protein MAEASETQADGTERAPGEPRSRRTLLIGAGLAGVAGLAAACGGSGDDGGSGGADTGAEPGASGGAGGAGGTALASAGEIPVGGGKVFEDAKVVVCQPQQGQFTAFSAACTHRGCSVGSVSGGTINCPCHGSKFKISDGSVVNPPADEPLEARKVTVQGDKIMLA, encoded by the coding sequence ATGGCAGAGGCGTCCGAGACGCAGGCGGACGGGACGGAGCGGGCGCCGGGGGAACCGCGCAGCCGCAGGACGCTGCTCATCGGCGCGGGGCTCGCGGGCGTGGCCGGGCTGGCCGCCGCGTGCGGCGGGTCCGGTGACGACGGCGGGTCCGGCGGCGCGGACACCGGAGCGGAGCCGGGGGCGAGCGGCGGCGCGGGCGGGGCGGGCGGTACGGCGCTCGCGTCCGCCGGCGAGATCCCGGTCGGCGGCGGCAAGGTGTTCGAGGACGCCAAGGTCGTCGTCTGCCAGCCGCAGCAGGGTCAGTTCACGGCGTTCTCCGCCGCCTGCACCCATCGCGGGTGCAGCGTCGGGTCGGTGTCCGGCGGGACGATCAACTGCCCCTGCCACGGCAGCAAGTTCAAGATCAGCGACGGCTCGGTGGTGAACCCGCCCGCCGACGAGCCGCTGGAGGCCCGGAAGGTCACCGTGCAGGGCGACAAGATCATGCTCGCCTGA
- a CDS encoding Crp/Fnr family transcriptional regulator, translated as MESPFWDALSPRTQEALRAAGAPVVIRPGAFLMREHTRASQVFVLRAGAVKIWVDRDGETAILDVLGPGDLVGEVEAADGGIRHANVEAMTRVEALVLPAARFRAVLDAHPGAVWAVAAVLAERLRDSNDLRVAHFPDDPERRLASRLLRLAARFGTPVKQERPDGAPEEGVHVQIPITQQDLGRWAGMGRRKVAQILAAEPLRGGLTVARNAIVVRSAGALRRLAGRD; from the coding sequence GTGGAGAGCCCGTTCTGGGACGCGCTGAGCCCGCGCACCCAGGAGGCGCTGCGCGCCGCCGGAGCACCGGTCGTGATCAGGCCGGGCGCGTTCCTGATGCGCGAGCACACCCGCGCGTCCCAGGTCTTCGTGCTGCGCGCGGGCGCCGTGAAGATCTGGGTGGACCGGGACGGCGAGACCGCGATCCTCGACGTCCTCGGGCCCGGCGACCTGGTCGGCGAGGTGGAGGCGGCCGACGGCGGCATCCGGCACGCCAACGTCGAGGCGATGACCCGGGTGGAGGCGCTCGTGCTGCCCGCCGCCCGGTTCCGCGCCGTCCTGGACGCCCACCCCGGCGCCGTCTGGGCCGTCGCCGCCGTCCTCGCCGAGCGGCTGCGCGACTCCAACGACCTGCGCGTCGCCCACTTCCCCGACGACCCCGAGCGCCGCCTCGCGAGCCGGCTGCTGCGCCTGGCCGCGCGGTTCGGCACCCCGGTCAAGCAGGAGCGGCCGGACGGCGCGCCGGAGGAGGGCGTGCACGTGCAGATCCCGATCACCCAGCAGGACCTCGGCCGCTGGGCCGGGATGGGCCGCCGCAAGGTCGCGCAGATCCTCGCCGCCGAGCCGCTGCGCGGCGGCCTGACCGTCGCGCGCAACGCGATCGTCGTGCGCTCCGCCGGCGCCCTGCGCCGCCTCGCCGGCCGCGACTGA
- the uvrC gene encoding excinuclease ABC subunit UvrC, whose product MADPATYRPAPGSIPESPGVYRFRDEHGRVIYVGKAKSLRSRLNSYFADFSALHPRTQTMVRTAAWVDWTVVGTEVEALQLEYSWIKEFDPRFNVRYRDDKSYPYLAVTLNEEFPRVMVMRGAKRKGVRYFGPYSHAWAIRETVDQLLRVFPVRTCSAGVFKRQHQLDRPCLLGYIGKCSAPCVGRVSPDEHRLLAEDFCDFMAGNTSRFIRRLERDMREAAASQEYERAARLRDDIRALERALEKQAVVLPDSTDCDMIAFAEDELEAAVQVFYVRGGRIRGQRGWVVDKVEEVTTADLVENFLIQIYGESESVPREVLVPALPPDADAMAELLSEERDGPVRLRVPQRGDKKALLETVARNAHEALKQHKTRRASDLTTRSRALQEIQEALELDEAPLRIECYDVSNLQGTNVVASMVVFEDGLARKGEYRRFTIKAVEGQDDVRSIHEVITRRFRRYLAESEKMGELDHLGDPEEEGAHQPIDPETGRPRKFAYPPNLVIVDGGPPQVAAAQRALDELGVDDIAVCGIAKRLEELWLPGEADPVILPRNSEGMFLVQRVRDEAHRFAITFHRQRRSKSMTVSELDNVPGLGPARRAALLKHFGSVKRLKDATPEQVAEVPGIGMRSAEGIVAALHGGTVPAREAAGGTGDGEHRGRRG is encoded by the coding sequence GTGGCAGATCCGGCGACCTACCGACCCGCACCCGGCTCCATCCCGGAGTCCCCGGGGGTGTACCGATTCCGCGACGAGCACGGCCGGGTCATCTACGTGGGCAAGGCGAAGAGCCTGCGCTCGCGGCTGAACTCCTACTTCGCCGACTTCTCGGCGCTGCACCCGCGCACGCAGACGATGGTGCGCACGGCCGCCTGGGTCGACTGGACGGTCGTCGGTACCGAGGTCGAGGCCCTCCAACTGGAGTACTCCTGGATCAAGGAGTTCGACCCCCGGTTCAACGTCCGCTACCGGGACGACAAGTCCTATCCGTATCTCGCCGTCACCCTGAACGAGGAGTTCCCGAGGGTGATGGTGATGCGCGGCGCGAAACGCAAGGGCGTGCGCTACTTCGGGCCGTACTCGCACGCGTGGGCGATCCGGGAGACGGTCGACCAGCTGCTGCGCGTGTTCCCCGTCCGGACGTGCAGCGCCGGCGTGTTCAAGCGGCAGCACCAGCTCGACCGGCCCTGCCTGCTCGGCTACATCGGCAAGTGCTCCGCGCCGTGCGTCGGCCGCGTCTCGCCGGACGAGCACCGCCTCCTCGCCGAGGACTTCTGCGACTTCATGGCGGGCAACACCTCCCGGTTCATCCGGCGCCTCGAACGCGACATGCGCGAGGCCGCCGCGTCCCAGGAGTACGAGCGCGCCGCCCGGCTCCGCGACGACATCCGCGCGCTGGAGCGGGCGCTGGAGAAGCAGGCCGTCGTGCTGCCCGACAGCACCGACTGCGACATGATCGCATTCGCCGAGGACGAGCTGGAGGCGGCCGTCCAGGTGTTCTACGTGCGCGGCGGCCGCATCCGGGGGCAGCGCGGCTGGGTGGTCGACAAGGTCGAGGAGGTCACCACCGCCGACCTGGTCGAGAACTTCCTCATCCAGATCTACGGCGAGAGCGAGTCGGTGCCCCGGGAGGTGCTCGTCCCGGCGCTGCCGCCCGACGCGGACGCCATGGCCGAGCTGCTGTCGGAGGAGCGCGACGGGCCGGTGCGGCTGCGCGTCCCGCAGCGCGGCGACAAGAAGGCCCTGCTGGAGACGGTCGCCCGCAATGCCCACGAGGCGCTGAAGCAGCACAAGACGCGCCGCGCGTCCGACCTCACCACCCGCAGCCGCGCCCTCCAGGAGATCCAGGAGGCGCTGGAGCTGGACGAGGCGCCGCTGCGCATCGAGTGCTACGACGTGTCGAACCTGCAGGGCACGAACGTGGTCGCCTCCATGGTCGTGTTCGAGGACGGCCTGGCCCGCAAGGGCGAGTACCGCCGGTTCACGATCAAGGCCGTCGAGGGGCAGGACGACGTCCGCTCCATCCACGAGGTGATTACCCGCCGGTTCCGCCGCTACCTCGCCGAGAGCGAGAAGATGGGCGAGCTCGACCACCTCGGTGATCCGGAGGAGGAGGGCGCGCACCAGCCGATCGACCCCGAGACCGGTCGGCCGCGCAAGTTCGCCTACCCGCCCAACCTGGTGATCGTCGACGGCGGCCCGCCGCAGGTCGCCGCCGCGCAGCGCGCCCTCGACGAGCTGGGCGTGGACGACATCGCCGTGTGCGGCATCGCCAAGCGCCTGGAGGAGCTGTGGCTGCCCGGCGAGGCCGATCCGGTGATCCTGCCGCGCAACAGCGAGGGCATGTTCCTGGTCCAGCGGGTACGCGACGAGGCGCACCGTTTCGCCATCACCTTCCACCGGCAGCGGCGGTCCAAGTCCATGACGGTCAGCGAACTCGATAACGTTCCGGGTCTGGGCCCGGCGCGGCGCGCGGCGCTGCTGAAGCACTTCGGCTCGGTGAAGCGGCTGAAGGACGCGACGCCCGAGCAGGTCGCCGAGGTCCCGGGGATCGGCATGCGCAGCGCCGAGGGCATCGTCGCGGCGCTGCACGGCGGTACCGTCCCGGCGCGCGAGGCGGCGGGCGGCACGGGCGACGGGGAGCACAGGGGGAGACGGGGATGA